AGGGATAGAAGATCAATGTGCCATCTACACAGCAGAGTAGCCTGTTTTGGTTGACACGTCAGTACAAATGAAAACTACATTGAAATGTGTGCACTTTTCTCACCAGGAGCTCTTGCTGTTTGTCGGTGGACGAGTGACTGGCCACGCGGTAGAGGTCCACCAGATCTCCAAGCATGCTGTCTCCCAGCACCGGGAGATGGGTGGCAATTGCTGACAGAGTGTGGCACATGAGAACGCGAGAGGAGTCACAAGACAAATGGAGTTGACCGAGCAGGAATTCCACAGCGGACTGGCTGAGGTGAGGGCGACTCTTCAGCAGCTTGACCAATGAGGTGAGGGTGGTCTAACATCACAGATTAGGAAAATTGTAAGCAAACTAGATACTATTTAGAACATTCTTCATGAGACCTCTATCAGGCATTAGTCGACCGAGTTCAGGGAAGGCAGGAAGCAGTTTGTTATTTTCCTGTTGCCTTACTTTAAGCGTAGCCTGGACACTGGGACTGTCGTCTTGACTGCAAAGCATCAGCAGGGACTCCAAACCTAATATTGTATCCTGTTCCAGATGGGCAATATCTGAGGATatacacacatagacaaataCAAGTCAGTGTAATGAGAAGTAATAACTTGTAAGAAGCTGGCACAAGAAGTGTCAATAAATCATATGTCAACATACCTTTTTCTGGACAGGAAATTACAATATTTGAGAGCACAATGGTCCCATGAGCAGCGACAGCCAGGTTGCTGTGGTAACAACACTCCTGTGCCAATTTCACTAGGTCAGTGATCCGAGGGGTAGCGGACGCTGAAGAAACTGTTTTGGATCAAAATGATCTAATTAACAGTGTTAAAGCAAATGTGAGGGTTAATTGtgtagaaaaaatatatatattttaccgGTTGTCGGAATGAAGTACTGCTTAATTGCAATCGTTTCGGAGAGGGTGGAGAGCACAGCTAACATGTCCAGCTTCAAACTGACATAAGGGCTGCTCAGTGCACACTCACATAGGGTCTGCAAGTGACAATGAAAATCTGATCAGATTTATCATTAAGTTTGGACTGCAAACCACAACTACACAACAGGTTCAACCGCAGAAGTTTAAACAATACCAAATTATGGTAATTTGATTTCACATTAGTTCAAGTCAAAGCAGGTCCGTAGCTGAACCAGTACCTGAGTGTTTTCCCTTATCCAAAGATGTGGAGCCTTTTTCGCCAAAAGCTTTAGATCATTAATCGCCAGTCTCTTAACGGCTTTGCGTGGGTCATCCTTTAGGTATTGAAGGAGGAGCTGTAACTATAgggtcaaaataaaaaaagaccttAAATGGGGCCCTTATGGCAGAAATGGTATGGTCTATCCAAAAGGCACAACCTGCTTGGGGATGTCAATCAGGGAGGAGGCAGCGAGCTGGGTGAATGTGTGAAGGGTCACGATAACCATGGGCGTGGAAGGGTAAGAGGTGACCAGGTTTTGTAAAAGTTCTCGACTGCTGGATGCCAAACTAGCATCGTGGTGCATGTGCTGCAGCATGGGAATCAGCTTCAGTTTCAGGTCAACGGGGGTCTCCAAATCTGAGACAAGTAAGTGACTCCTCAAACAAGAGTATGACACATGTGACTCCTCAAACAAGAGTACGACACAAAGTGCAGGTGCTACTTTTTGTCAAAAGAAACCTATTGGAATTGAGGTTAGCAACAATTTCAAGAATTGTcaataattttaaatattacCTTGAATCATCTCACTGACTTTGTTGCAAATCCCAGCAGCAAAGACTCTGAAAACAGTGGTAAAATATGAGAGTAGAATTGTGTAATCTAATAAATCATCTTTATAAGTGGTAAAAGTAAATTATGTTTACAGTATACTATCCTTACTTTGACTGTGCAGAAAAGCTGGCTGCAGCAAATATAGCAGCTTCCACTTCCACGTTGTCATGGGAGTCGAGACTCTGGCGAATACTGTGGTGGGCATTCTTCCTCTCTGGGATGATGGAGGCCAAACTGCCAAGCATCCTGATGAAAACGAAAAACATTGTAGACTATCATTGCTCCAATGTCAGTGCAGAACAATGAATACCGGCAATATATTAGGGCTGGGCAattaattgattttatttactttttccaTATAGCACTTTAACAATAAGTGTAGCTGTAACAAAGTGCTGTATACAAAACGGTTCAAAATTCCAATATAGATTACCTCAGAGTAATGGCCCGGGCCACAGGGTCGTTGCTATGGATAACTGAAAACACCCTTTTTACAAATTCGTCCACATTGAGGATTTTTTCGAGGTGTTTTTCACTCTGTTGTGTTACTTTTAGAACACAGAGACGAAGAAAGTTGTTCCTAAAAGCAGAACAATATTAAGTATGCACCCATTCATGTTTTTTACTATTCTTATGACGGTTACAGAACGCTGGAAAGTCATTAAATTGTCATCCAGATTTAACAGACATACCCCAGTCTGAATATGTCTGCAAGTTTCAGAAATGCAGAGTTTATGAGGATGGGAAAGGGATACTTGATGAAGAGTTTTGGGAAGAGCACCACAGCTTCACACTGCTCTCCAGGCTTTCCCGATCGCAGCCCTGGAATAAAAGAACACTGAAAACAAGACGTACCAAAACTCTGCAATCCACAACATCATCATACGGATTAAGACTGGACAGCAATCAATAAGAACTGGAAGCTATGCTAACTCGTGAGCAGGCTAGTATGTCGGCACCTTTGTCAAGCTCCAAGAGTGCGGAATTGGCATCAAGTTCTTGCTCGCCATAGCAAGCCTCCGACAGGAACGAACGAGCGGTAGAAAGAGACATTTTGCGTCCTTTTCCGTGTTAATATTCCACATGTGAATGCACAAACACGATCTTTTTTATCTTGCGTTCATATTGAAACCGGATGTCAACATTAAAGACATTGtcacaataaaatacacaaaatatacatacaatcCACCCAATATGTAATTAGAGTATTCTTAGAACCGTGTTTAACTTTTATTGTCTTATACTTAAACTAGAACGATTCAtgttcatattttcaaatatcgAAGtcgtaaatgtgtgtgtgtgtgtgtgtgtgttacgtCAAGTGGCGCAAAGAAAGCGGAAGTGAAAGTTACCCCGGAGCGGAAGTGGCTGTATGAACCAATGGTTGTTCGGAATGCTGGTTTAGCGCGGAATTCAGTCACTGCGTTCAGACGATCGGTTCGCGGGAAAGAAAAGCCACATCAACACAGCGTACTGCTACTAGATAAGAGGAATAAGAAATACACATAAATATATGTTGGAATTATCAGATCGGTTCCAACTGAAACATAGGGATGCTTTTTCGTTCAATTATTGAAAATCGTCTAGGCAGACAACGGCAGAATGGTAAGACAGAATATGCGTTTTTCAAAAGAACAATTCGTTCTGTTTAACGGAAGCTATGATACTTTGGTTATAAATATATGTGTGCTATAATACTACTACTTTA
The Syngnathus acus chromosome 24, fSynAcu1.2, whole genome shotgun sequence genome window above contains:
- the ints7 gene encoding integrator complex subunit 7, which translates into the protein MSLSTARSFLSEACYGEQELDANSALLELDKGLRSGKPGEQCEAVVLFPKLFIKYPFPILINSAFLKLADIFRLGNNFLRLCVLKVTQQSEKHLEKILNVDEFVKRVFSVIHSNDPVARAITLRMLGSLASIIPERKNAHHSIRQSLDSHDNVEVEAAIFAAASFSAQSKVFAAGICNKVSEMIQDLETPVDLKLKLIPMLQHMHHDASLASSSRELLQNLVTSYPSTPMVIVTLHTFTQLAASSLIDIPKQLQLLLQYLKDDPRKAVKRLAINDLKLLAKKAPHLWIRENTQTLCECALSSPYVSLKLDMLAVLSTLSETIAIKQYFIPTTVSSASATPRITDLVKLAQECCYHSNLAVAAHGTIVLSNIVISCPEKDIAHLEQDTILGLESLLMLCSQDDSPSVQATLKTTLTSLVKLLKSRPHLSQSAVEFLLGQLHLSCDSSRVLMCHTLSAIATHLPVLGDSMLGDLVDLYRVASHSSTDKQQELLVSLATVIFVASQSSLSAEVKTVIKQQFDNVANGWTVYRIARQASRMGCHELSSELYQSLRTRVASEHFYFWLNSLKEFSQAEQCLTHMKDGDYSGAMSAIAEALRSYQKGIASLTAASTPLNPLTFQCEFIKLRIDNLQALSQLICTCNSLKTSPPPAVATSLALSTGHDLQSCGRISLQMKLCMDEFKSLAACYADLHQSSFDADCATLRNVELQQQSCLLVSHVIEALILDPQAASYQEYGPLGSVQSESEYERRMMSVFTHVLEEVETLNKKHPPVSYLHTGCLCDAIIALLKVPLSFQRYFFQKLQSTSIKLALSPSPRTPNEPISVQNNQQLTLKVEGVVQHGSSPGLFRKIQSVCLNVTSTLQSKGPGADYKIPLDSTTNEIEQRVEPHNDYFSTQFLLNFSILGTHAVTVEASVVDESGIEWKTGPKTTLSVKSMEDPYSQQLRHQMQQNAAQPAPQRSAYSRF